ACTTGGGACTACACTATATTTTACATTGTATGTCTCTCATACAATGTAGAATGAGATCTCCAGGATCAGGGGAATGCAACAAGATACCTGAATGTTCTTAATTTGGATTTAGACACCTGAGCAAGGCTCTGATGGGGATCATTGGCCTCAGCCCGAGTGGTTACAAGTTTCTGGaggctttttgttctttgtttctgctttgttctgatCCTTTGCTGTTGTTCTTCCAGCTTCCTCTTTTCCTCAAGTGAACTCCTGGTGGAAACATAAACTAAGGCTGAATTCACTGTGACCCAAGAGCAAGACTTCAAAAGGAAGCTTTGGCAAAGAGGAAAGCAGGGTGAAAAGAGCGTAGGTGTAAGAGGACACAAGGTATGCGCCATTTAAGGGATTCAGGGGTATCCTGGGAAGCAGCAGTCATTTATCCCTTTCCTGTGCATATGCTGACAAAAATGCACTATTCTTTCTTTAACAATCTTAAGCcctatttttaagtattttgtcTATTATAATTAAGCCTTTATATTAATATACATTAAGTTCTATATCCACTGCATGGAAAAAGTCACTAcatagcccagaaagcaaccgtatcctgggctgcatcaaaaggagcgtgaccagcaggtcgaaggaggtgatcctgcccctctgctctcgtgagacctcacttggagcattgtgtgcagttctggtgtgctcaacatgaaaaggacatgaaactgttggaacaagtccagaggaggccacaaggatgctcaggggctggagcacctcctgtatgaagacaggctgagaaagttggggctgttcagcctggagaagagaaggctgcgtggagacctcatagcagccttccagtgtctgaagggggcctatagggatgctggggagggactattcattagggactgtagtgataggacaagggctaatgggttcaaacttaaaacaggagaagattagattggatataaggaagaaattctttactgtgagggtgctgaggcactggaatgggttgcccagggaggttgtgaatgctccatccctggcaatgttcaaggccaggttggacagagccttgggtgacatggtttagtgtgaggtgtccctgcccgtggcagggggggtggaactgaatgatcttaagctcctttccaaccctaactattctatgattctatgatgtataGAAATACAAGAGAAGACTGCTCTTAAAGTACATACACAATGTAGAGCACCACTGCACCTTATCGCGTGTATTCGACGTCTTGTGGATTCTGTGAATTTTGGTGATTTAGATGCTCCAAGATGTGAATTCACCCTTGAATGTCTCATCTGGGGTTTACGTCTTGGAGAGACATATGGCCAGCGTGTTTCCTTCAGCTTCTCTTCATCCTCTTCAATGTCCTTCAGTATCTTCCCCTTGTTTGAGGGGATATACGGAGTACGGAGACCAAAAGGTTCACAGACTGTCAGGTGCTTCGcttgtttctgctgcaggaTCCGCTGCTCAAATCTCTGGTGCAGCAGTTTGAAGTCTGGAACGCTTGATTTGATCCTGGGTTTATgctctgtttgctttggttCACTGCACTTGGGCTTCTTCTTTTTACTGGCATCCTTTAAAGCCAGCCTGCTGTTGGGGAGAGAGGAATTAcgcagcagctcctcagctctCATTCTGATCCTGATCTCCCTGTAGAGCTCttcctccttcagcctctcATTAACAGCTGGGCTATAGACACATCTAGgaactggttttgctttgaacaCTCCCGTTTTCTTTCCAGGTGCAGAAAGGTCTCTCAGTTGCATCTTCCTCATCTCATTCCTTTGCTTCTCTCGCTCAATGAATTTAAATGGCTTCTGACAAGCCAAGAGCTGGAGTTTGCTCCTCTCTTTCACAGACCTCCTGCGCTCCTCATTGCGCTGCAGGATGTCATGGTAGAGCGGCAGGAAGACAGCAGCGGGCACTGGGGTGGCTCGGAACTGCTTCTGAcactctgcttcctcctccagctgcttctgcagtaaGTTGTTCTCCATCTCAACCAGGGACTTTGACTTGATgttctgctctttcttcctgGCTTCTCTGATAGTCATCTGGAAGGGCTTGGGCACCGTCACTCTGGGTGACcatgctttctgtttcttctgcatgGCTCTGCAGGCGGGTGAGCTGGGTTTGGTGTGAGGGATGTAATCCGTCACACAGAACCCATCCCACATGGTTTCAATCCGTTGCTTCGCAAGTGCAGAGGATGGAGTTTCactcctgttttcttcaaaggCTCTGTCAGAGCCCTCAGATACACCTGAGCTTAAGGGATCGCTTACGTCAGAGTCTGAAAAGGATTTGTGCAGATGTAGAGGCTGATACGAGCTTTTCTCCCAAGTTGGcctttaaaaaggggaagaaaaaggtgtTTTGAGTCAGTCCAACACTGGTACAAAGCCAGTAACTTCCACTGTGAGGTATCATCATTAGAAACAAAACTCAACAATGctggagggggaaaggaaagggtaAGAGAAGCACATGGGGCACTCAGGCCTGAGCATAGGTTTAAGTCAGTGCTGGTCACAAACAAGTCAGCACTTCTTAAGGAAGGGCACTGTGCTTTATTAAACGTGCTGCCCAGCCTCTATTGCACACACACTTGTAACTCTCACAACCCTTTAGGAAGGTGAACAAGCACTTCTGTTATTAAAACTAACTTCTCTGTATTACCTGCTTAGAGGAAATGGGGACAGTAACACTTTCCAGCCCCaggaaacaaaccccacaaacctgGTTTACATCTGGTTTACAGGTCTCTGCAAAGCACTTCATCATACAGTCACAgcctggcttgggttggaagggaccttaaagctcatccagttccaacccctgccacaggcagggacaccttcactaGCCCTCCAGTTAACAGGCACCACCAGACTCACCTGCAGCACACACCAGCACCAGCTCTCTTCATGCCCAGGGGTTGTTCtcttttcaaatgcagtttgttCCGATACATACTTTCCAGTTTGGCCATGGTCTCCAGGTGTGCGTtcttcagctcctccagcttcagGTAGTACTCCTGGTTTGACTGGTGCATTTTGGAGATGTCTATCTGCTTGTCACAGTCTCCATTCAGAGCCAGGGGCTGCACCCTGTTGGTGCTTGAATCCAAATCAAAACCATCCTGAAAGAGAGGGATGTTTGCAAAGTGTTCTGATTGTTGGAAGGGGAGCAAGGTTCTTAATATTGCTTTAGCCTGGTTATGCTAATGAATGATGCAGCAATGCCAAAGAGACATACAAGGATACAAATGTTATCACAAAGCTATGTGGAGTAATCTTATTGCATGATAATTTATATCCTATATGTCCTGCTTAAAGCACTAGGATCCCTAAATCTCTCCTGTAATCTCTACATTTACACCAGGAAATACAATCTGAAGGATCTACCAAAAGAAACCAGTTTAACTATGTTGTAAAGTGTCATTTTACCCACTGTGCAGTTCTAGGAAAGCCTTAATTTAGAAGCAAACAGACCCACAGCAGAACCTTCCCTGCCTCCCGTTCCCATAAGGGACGCCATCAGGTATCGTGTGTAAATGTTTACTCCCCTTTCCATAAGTTGCTGTGGAACAAGGGGGATGCTGATGGCTGCACTGCTTGCAGCTGTGTGCAGGCAAGCATGTTCTTTAAGTTGTTTTAAAGCTTACACATGTTAGAGAAGTCATTAACCCCAGGTTTCCTTAAAGCATCATGTTTAAAAGAGATCCCGGTCAGTTTCCTTATCCCCAGATCAATGCTTTTCCACGTGGAGATGTTTTAATAAGCTCTGACCTTCCCACAAATCATCGCGTTTATGTTGTCAGGTTTCCACTGCAAACCACGTTTCTTCCCCAGCACCGAGCCCTAACGCACAACGAGCTACACGCCCGAGGAAGCGAGTTTAACCAGCCCGTACAGAAAGGCACCATCCGCCTCCTCCCGACCCCATCCCGTATGAACCTCCCGAGCGCCTCCTCCATCCGCAGAGCGATCCCAGACTCTTCCCGGCCCCGGGCACCGCCGGTTCTTAGCTCCGCTCTGCCCACCGCGGCCGTTCCAAGCGCATTAAGGGATTGGTGCCGCACAGACGGGACAGCTGACGGTGTTTGTACCCGGAGCTGCCAATGCCCCCGTGGCCGCAGCGCAGCAGCCCCGGTGCAGGGCAGGTTAAGGTGAGCCCCTCTCCCCGTCCCCTCCTGTTGCCCCACAGCCGGTAACGGCGCTCCCCGCGGTACCTGCGCGGCGGGCGGCAGCTCCCGCAGGCAGGCAGCGGCCATCCCCGCTCCGCCCCGCTGGAGGCGGCCCCGTGGGCGGAAGCGGGGCCGCTCCATCCGGCCCGGCCCCTCTGCTCCGCGCTGTGTGTGGGGTCACTGCTGTGGCTGCGAGCCCTCGTCTGCGCACGGCTTGAGCTGCCCGGGCTGTGGTGGCTGCCGTCGTGCAGCGGAACCCGTACGGCTCCTTCACAGCACACGGGGTTTACACCCTCAGGTTGTGACTCTTCTCTCGTTTTCAAGTGCGTGTTACACATAAGcgactacagggatgctggggagggactcttcattagggactgcagtgataggacaaggggtaacgagttaaaacttaaacaggagaagtttagattggatataaggaagaaattctttactgtgaggcactgggttgcccagggaagctgtgaatgctccatccctggcagtgttcaaggccaggttggacagagccttgggtgacatggtttagtgtgaggtgtcccggcccatggcagagggggtggaactggatgatcttaaggtcctttccaacccaaactattctatgattctatgatacaggTAAATTGGGAGCAGCAGATTTCCACCACCTCTACAGGGTGTAAATGACTGGTGCACCCATTTATTGTGTTGAATTTGCAAATACTTGTTATGTAAAGACACAGAGGGAAGGACTGAACCCCACACAGTGGGGGTTGTAATATTGTCAAGAACTGGAAGTTTCTGgtgatggggaagagaaggttTAGTCAAAGTGAACACCTGAACTAGAAGAGATCACTACTGGATGTAATCCTGCAGGGCAAGGCTGCATCTGGGACGTTCATGTTAGATacaaagaagctcttccctgtgagggtgctgaggcgctggcacagggtgcccagagaagctgtggctgccccatccctggcagtgttcaaggccaggttggacacaggggcttggagcagctactccagtggaaggggtccctgcccatggcaggggttggaactggatgagctttaggctcccttccaacccaaaccattctgtgattgtaaacAGCCTCTAGTGTGTGGTAATTCATGCACAGCAGTAATGCCTACATcaactatatatatttttagtatttgATTCTGAGTGTTCCAGTTAACTAAGTCATAGGAAAGTGTTTCAACAGTAGCTGGTCAGCAAAGTGGTGGAAGTTTACTCAAAACTTACAGATCCAACCCATCATAGATGAGTGATGGAATGTGAATTGAATCAGAGTCTATGAGAGAAATACTGTCCTTCATAGAGAGGCATCTGGTCATCTCAGTACAGCAAGAATGAAATGGTCAATTCAAACTTTCAGGCTAAGAATGTCAAGTTGAGAAATGTTTATTCTAAACTATGCAATATAACATTGAGAATAACTTAACTGTAAACTGAATGAATTGTGGCAGCTGGGATGTGCCTGGTAGCTGAGAACCTGTGTTACAGCTCACCCCAAGTGACTGCAGCTAAGTGCAGCTATTAGCAGATTTAATGTGTTTTACACTTGGCTTGCAAAGTGTCATGTGCACTGTGCTAGAATGCTGACTTGTCAGCCAGTCTGGGGAAAACCAGTCAAGGTGGGGAGGTCATAGGGTGTGTGTATGCATTAGTGAAGTGGTCCGAAAGGTTTCATTCATGGGGTTTTCCCGAACAGAACTGGGAATTGACCACCACAGTGCTGGAAATGACCAAAGGAACTGTTATGGCTGTTACAGGGAGATGCAGCCATTATCATCCCAAACTGCTTTCAAATCAATCCCTGTAACTACAGTAATACCATCCCTGCCTTTTCAGAACTAGGCTCAGTTTTGACCCTTGTACTCTGCTGCTTGATGCAGTACAAAGAGCTGCGTGTGAAGACAGCCCTGTGAGATGCTCTGGGTTGCCAAAAGTTGTTCCAGACCTCAGGAATGAGCAGAGCAAGGAATGTGATGCTGCTCTGAAATGCCATCACTGCAGACACTCCCTTGTTCAAGCCAGGCATAGGTAAGGGGAATGAACCCACTGACTGCATGTTATCAGAGTGTGA
This window of the Melopsittacus undulatus isolate bMelUnd1 chromosome 3, bMelUnd1.mat.Z, whole genome shotgun sequence genome carries:
- the FAM161A gene encoding protein FAM161A, which produces MHQSNQEYYLKLEELKNAHLETMAKLESMYRNKLHLKREQPLGMKRAGAGVCCRPTWEKSSYQPLHLHKSFSDSDVSDPLSSGVSEGSDRAFEENRSETPSSALAKQRIETMWDGFCVTDYIPHTKPSSPACRAMQKKQKAWSPRVTVPKPFQMTIREARKKEQNIKSKSLVEMENNLLQKQLEEEAECQKQFRATPVPAAVFLPLYHDILQRNEERRRSVKERSKLQLLACQKPFKFIEREKQRNEMRKMQLRDLSAPGKKTGVFKAKPVPRCVYSPAVNERLKEEELYREIRIRMRAEELLRNSSLPNSRLALKDASKKKKPKCSEPKQTEHKPRIKSSVPDFKLLHQRFEQRILQQKQAKHLTVCEPFGLRTPYIPSNKGKILKDIEEDEEKLKETRWPYVSPRRKPQMRHSRVNSHLGASKSPKFTESTRRRIHAIRSSLEEKRKLEEQQQRIRTKQKQRTKSLQKLVTTRAEANDPHQSLAQVSKSKLRTFRNYEKQRMKEYIQELQEMEERVKQRPLLFERVTQKNARIAAEKHYSNRLRALGICPEFVSRKGQTTKLPQYPSAEDFNYTTDARERAIKDEVKERESFEANSSGSEQSWEEEEEENRKGVTTPIQDGQSSELEDEEESRASPYAHDPCHAGALELSPPSDQHHEEEEEEKEEKEEGEEEDEAQANAGRSLSHSQEEEEDDQSRASSRSDQPHEHEEEDHEDPEAEGAFGYEDEEYESDDSEEKPSDDEAG